One part of the Vogesella sp. LIG4 genome encodes these proteins:
- a CDS encoding AraC family transcriptional regulator, with product MPDRSSDSSTQLADRPVSLHAVVATVSLLAKRGIAAGELLAGSAIPPERLQEPARLISHRQELKVFDNARRLSGDEALGLHLGKAMHVSNYGILGYTMLVSPTVRVALDTAIRFPLLLASYFRLAVEEDGKQARLVARDYAYHVDLYRFNVEMCLSSMWSIIRDCMGVRWPPTAVQMRFAEPPYAGLYPAIFGQPGQFASSEDAVVFPAKWLDRPQPLADAVSYHMALEQCERQQAQWLASQGSALVARVMRLLQSDPARFASVTELCETLHMSERTLRRKLAATGTSFQAQLDRARHQQALHLLHHSNLTIAQIAEQLGFAEPASFRHAFTRWTGRLPSELRR from the coding sequence ATGCCCGACCGCTCCAGCGACAGCAGCACCCAGCTTGCCGACCGCCCGGTTTCCCTGCACGCGGTGGTGGCCACCGTCAGCCTGCTGGCCAAGCGCGGCATCGCCGCCGGCGAGCTGCTGGCCGGCAGCGCCATTCCGCCGGAGCGGCTGCAGGAGCCGGCGCGGCTGATCAGCCACCGCCAGGAGCTGAAGGTGTTCGACAATGCCCGCCGCCTGTCCGGCGACGAGGCGCTGGGCCTGCACCTGGGCAAGGCCATGCATGTGTCCAACTACGGCATCCTCGGCTACACCATGCTGGTAAGCCCCACCGTGCGCGTGGCGCTGGATACCGCCATCCGCTTCCCGCTGCTGCTGGCCAGTTACTTCCGCCTGGCGGTGGAAGAGGACGGCAAGCAGGCGCGGCTGGTGGCGCGCGACTACGCCTACCATGTCGATCTGTACCGCTTCAATGTGGAGATGTGCCTGTCGTCGATGTGGAGCATCATCCGCGACTGCATGGGCGTGCGCTGGCCGCCCACCGCGGTGCAGATGCGCTTTGCCGAGCCGCCGTACGCCGGGCTGTACCCGGCGATTTTCGGCCAGCCCGGGCAGTTCGCCAGCAGCGAGGACGCGGTGGTGTTTCCCGCCAAGTGGCTGGACCGGCCGCAGCCGCTGGCCGATGCCGTCAGCTACCACATGGCGCTGGAGCAGTGCGAGCGGCAGCAGGCGCAGTGGCTGGCCAGCCAGGGCTCGGCGCTGGTGGCTCGGGTGATGCGGCTGCTGCAGTCCGACCCGGCGCGCTTTGCCAGCGTGACGGAGCTGTGCGAGACCCTGCACATGTCGGAACGCACGCTGCGCCGCAAGCTGGCGGCCACCGGCACCTCGTTCCAGGCGCAGCTGGATCGCGCCCGCCACCAGCAGGCGCTGCACCTGCTGCACCACAGCAATCTCACCATTGCCCAGATTGCCGAACAGCTGGGCTTTGCCGAACCGGCCAGCTTCCGCCACGCCTTTACCCGCTGGACCGGCCGCCTTCCCTCCGAGCTGCGGCGCTGA